Proteins encoded within one genomic window of Phototrophicus methaneseepsis:
- a CDS encoding biotin--[acetyl-CoA-carboxylase] ligase, whose translation MSLSESRLRDLLPGVSLRFYESVGSSNDLALAWLREGAPQGAAIIADEQRTGRGRKGRTWYTPPGVALAISYILRPQPEDIARVTLMGAVAVAELCEQVAAPGVGIKWPNDVQIDGRKVCGVLPEAVWDGQRLLGVVLGIGVNIRVLFDDALLQTAINLEDAAGQKLDRSEMAAFLLSRLAYWSGRLSSADLMAAWRERLTTVGQTVRVEGLEGVVQSVDDDGALILQTPDGKQHRIMAGDVLPATSER comes from the coding sequence ATGAGCCTTTCAGAGAGTCGTTTACGTGATCTGCTGCCGGGGGTATCACTGCGCTTTTATGAATCCGTCGGCAGCAGTAATGATCTCGCCTTGGCATGGCTGCGGGAAGGCGCGCCACAGGGTGCTGCCATCATTGCAGATGAACAGCGTACAGGTCGGGGGCGTAAAGGGCGTACATGGTACACGCCGCCAGGGGTCGCATTGGCGATTTCTTATATTTTGCGCCCTCAGCCTGAAGATATTGCCCGCGTAACCCTGATGGGAGCGGTTGCTGTAGCGGAGTTATGCGAGCAGGTTGCGGCTCCTGGCGTTGGTATTAAGTGGCCCAATGATGTGCAAATTGATGGGCGCAAGGTCTGTGGCGTCCTGCCAGAAGCTGTCTGGGACGGTCAGCGGCTCCTGGGTGTTGTGTTGGGGATAGGCGTCAATATCCGGGTGCTGTTCGACGATGCGCTGTTACAAACGGCCATCAACCTTGAAGATGCCGCTGGTCAAAAATTGGATCGGTCAGAAATGGCTGCGTTTCTCCTCAGTCGGCTGGCTTATTGGTCAGGCCGGCTCAGTAGCGCTGACTTGATGGCGGCATGGCGGGAGCGTTTGACGACCGTCGGGCAAACGGTGCGTGTAGAAGGCCTGGAGGGCGTGGTACAGTCTGTAGATGATGATGGCGCTTTAATCCTACAGACACCAGATGGCAAACAGCACCGTATCATGGCTGGTGATGTACTCCCTGCCACATCGGAGCGATAG
- a CDS encoding 50S ribosomal protein L25: MAEFKLAAQKRDVVGKKVSRLRNDGFVPGAVYGPKTEPTRLKFKYRELELALMHAGGTNVIDLNVEGAQTVPVLAREVQRDIIKGDILHVDFFALDMKAKIRAEVPVHYVGESPLVASRKAILLTGPNSLTIEVLASDLMNQIEVDLTGLAEMGDTITVADLKLGDDVTIINDPEEMIAKVVQPSAARAESDLAAAEGEEGLEGGEEGEEAAEEEGEEE; this comes from the coding sequence GTGGCTGAATTCAAGCTAGCGGCCCAAAAGCGCGATGTCGTCGGCAAAAAAGTGAGCCGACTGCGTAATGACGGGTTTGTCCCCGGCGCGGTCTATGGGCCTAAAACAGAACCGACCCGGTTAAAGTTCAAGTATCGTGAGTTGGAACTCGCCCTTATGCATGCGGGCGGTACCAACGTCATTGACCTGAATGTCGAAGGCGCTCAGACAGTGCCTGTCCTGGCACGTGAAGTCCAACGCGACATCATTAAAGGCGATATTCTGCATGTTGATTTCTTCGCGCTCGACATGAAAGCGAAGATCCGCGCAGAAGTACCTGTACACTACGTTGGCGAAAGCCCGCTGGTGGCCTCTCGTAAAGCAATCTTGCTGACGGGCCCCAACAGCCTGACCATCGAAGTGCTTGCCAGCGACTTGATGAACCAGATCGAAGTTGACCTGACCGGCCTGGCCGAAATGGGCGACACGATCACCGTTGCCGACCTGAAACTGGGCGACGACGTCACCATCATCAACGACCCAGAAGAAATGATCGCTAAGGTTGTACAACCGTCCGCTGCTCGTGCTGAATCCGACCTCGCTGCTGCTGAGGGCGAAGAAGGCCTTGAGGGTGGTGAAGAAGGCGAAGAAGCTGCTGAAGAAGAAGGCGAAGAAGAATAA
- a CDS encoding class I SAM-dependent methyltransferase, which translates to MRLFSTSMRGRSVVDQTTIQHMTRNEADMAFKKRVQTIFDWVDPQDDSVILDMPCGRGFYLNMFRYVSNCTIVGAELDWEIINKAKANIGHLGVPLHNANLYQLPYADDTFDAVILSEILEHVDNDVAGLKEALRVLKPGGVVAVTVPHANYPFWWDPINKSLETLFHTHIQHGPFAGIWANHVRLYTQPQLRQALAEAGFIIEEERAFTHDSFPFIHNLVYGFGKPILEAGMLPGDMEKAANRLTFDENDGSPWNPINIGLRIFNYFDRKNTMNEPEGRSTVNLAIKGRKPNAGS; encoded by the coding sequence ATGAGACTATTTTCTACAAGTATGCGAGGCCGCAGCGTGGTTGATCAGACAACAATCCAGCATATGACGCGCAACGAAGCGGATATGGCTTTTAAGAAACGCGTCCAGACGATTTTTGATTGGGTCGACCCACAGGACGATAGCGTCATCCTGGATATGCCCTGTGGCCGTGGCTTCTACTTGAATATGTTCCGCTATGTGAGCAATTGCACGATTGTGGGCGCGGAACTGGATTGGGAGATCATCAACAAAGCGAAGGCCAATATTGGTCACCTGGGCGTCCCGCTACATAACGCAAACCTCTATCAACTGCCTTATGCGGATGATACCTTTGATGCAGTGATCCTTTCGGAGATTCTGGAGCACGTCGATAATGACGTTGCTGGCCTGAAGGAAGCTCTGCGCGTGCTCAAGCCGGGTGGGGTTGTGGCTGTGACGGTTCCCCATGCAAATTATCCATTCTGGTGGGATCCCATCAATAAATCCCTGGAAACACTCTTTCATACCCATATTCAACATGGGCCTTTTGCAGGCATCTGGGCCAATCATGTGCGCTTATATACACAACCCCAACTGCGACAAGCCCTGGCGGAAGCGGGTTTTATCATTGAAGAAGAGCGTGCCTTTACGCATGATAGCTTCCCATTTATTCATAATCTGGTTTATGGGTTTGGTAAACCGATCTTGGAAGCAGGTATGCTCCCCGGTGATATGGAGAAGGCCGCTAATCGTCTGACGTTTGATGAGAATGATGGCAGCCCATGGAACCCGATTAATATCGGGCTGAGGATCTTCAATTATTTTGACCGTAAAAACACGATGAATGAGCCAGAGGGCCGTTCAACGGTTAATCTTGCGATCAAGGGACGCAAACCCAATGCCGGATCATGA
- a CDS encoding glycosyltransferase family 4 protein, whose translation MTDQPGEKNAGRKLNIVICLLYYFPHRTGLTLHVQNVAEELVRRGHDVTVITARYSNDLPRDESTHNGVRIVRLWAPIKISRGMLMPAFPWAAYFAFRNADIVSIHTPMLETALVSVIAGLTGVNVIATHHGDLILPGGLMNNFIRNTMFGLYRFMAKRAAQLIAYSRDYAENSYYLRPFLDKVTPVYPPIEIPHPRPEKAAELRQKWQRNGGPVIGYSGRFVEEKRPDVAIRAMDTVLQQYPDAQLVFAGEYDIPYEGTWQKQQTLVKQHSDHLTFLGLLKDRQALADFYAACDVVVLPSDSECFALVQVEAMMCGTPMVMSNIPGGRVPVQVTGMGKLAEAGNPASFGEAIIEVLNNCEAYKRSREEIETTFSLKETVDQYETIFYKYARPQRG comes from the coding sequence ATGACGGACCAACCCGGAGAGAAGAACGCAGGCAGAAAACTCAATATCGTGATCTGCCTTTTGTATTATTTTCCACATCGAACAGGCCTGACGCTGCATGTACAGAATGTGGCCGAAGAACTTGTCAGGCGTGGTCATGATGTGACCGTCATTACGGCGCGTTATAGCAATGATTTACCGCGCGATGAATCGACTCATAATGGCGTGCGGATTGTGCGCCTCTGGGCACCGATCAAGATCAGCCGGGGTATGCTGATGCCAGCTTTCCCCTGGGCTGCTTATTTTGCATTCCGCAATGCAGATATTGTCAGCATTCATACCCCCATGCTGGAAACCGCACTCGTCAGCGTGATTGCTGGCCTGACGGGGGTGAACGTCATTGCGACACATCACGGTGATTTGATCTTGCCGGGTGGGTTGATGAATAACTTCATCCGTAATACGATGTTTGGCCTGTATCGGTTTATGGCGAAGCGGGCCGCACAGCTCATCGCCTACAGCCGTGACTATGCCGAGAATTCTTACTATCTGCGGCCCTTTCTGGATAAGGTCACGCCGGTTTATCCTCCGATTGAGATTCCTCATCCAAGGCCGGAGAAAGCGGCAGAACTACGCCAGAAGTGGCAGCGGAATGGTGGACCGGTGATTGGTTATTCCGGGCGCTTTGTTGAAGAGAAACGCCCCGATGTCGCAATCCGTGCTATGGATACGGTGCTGCAGCAGTACCCTGATGCACAGTTGGTCTTTGCCGGGGAATATGATATTCCCTATGAAGGCACCTGGCAGAAGCAGCAGACCCTGGTGAAGCAGCACAGCGACCACCTGACTTTCCTGGGATTGTTAAAAGATCGCCAGGCGTTAGCTGATTTTTACGCGGCTTGTGATGTCGTCGTCTTGCCGAGTGATAGTGAATGCTTCGCTTTGGTGCAGGTAGAGGCCATGATGTGTGGCACGCCGATGGTGATGAGCAACATTCCCGGTGGGCGGGTCCCTGTACAGGTGACTGGCATGGGGAAATTGGCCGAAGCGGGTAACCCGGCCTCATTTGGCGAGGCTATCATTGAGGTCCTGAACAATTGTGAGGCTTATAAACGCTCACGAGAAGAAATTGAAACGACTTTCTCCCTCAAGGAGACCGTCGATCAATATGAGACTATTTTCTACAAGTATGCGAGGCCGCAGCGTGGTTGA
- a CDS encoding IMP dehydrogenase — translation MAYYYDEPSRTFSEYLLVPGYSSADCIPSNVTLKTPVVKFKKGENPEISMNVPVVSAIMQSVSNDTMAIALAREGGISFIYCSQSIERQAEMIKRVKNYKAGFVSSDSNVHPDNTLADVLALKEKTGHSTVAVTDDGTPTGKFVGIITSRDYRVSRMDTETKVSEFMTPLSKIIYAEDGITLSEANDIIWDHKINVLPIIDGNQQFVSFVFRKDYDAHKVNVNELLDSSKRYIVGAGVNTRDYEERIPALVEAGVDILCIDSSEGFTEWQKRTLSYVRETYGDKVKIGAGNVVDRDGFRFLADAGADFVKVGIGGGAICITREAKGIGRGQATAVIEVARARDEYFEETGVYVPICSDGGIVQDYHLTLALAMGADFCMLGRYFARFDESPSNKVIVNGNYMKEYWGEGSARARNWQRYDSGGAAKLSFEEGVDSYVPYAGRLHDNLKISLSKMKSAMCNCGALTIPEFQQKARITLVSSVSIVEGGAHDVVLKDQQTRAVE, via the coding sequence ATGGCATATTACTACGACGAACCATCCCGTACCTTTAGCGAATACCTATTGGTCCCTGGCTATTCCTCAGCAGATTGTATACCCAGCAACGTCACCCTAAAGACACCCGTCGTGAAATTTAAAAAGGGCGAAAACCCTGAAATCTCTATGAATGTTCCGGTTGTCTCAGCCATCATGCAATCCGTATCGAACGATACAATGGCGATTGCCCTGGCACGTGAGGGTGGTATTTCATTCATCTACTGTTCTCAATCCATTGAGCGACAGGCTGAGATGATTAAGCGCGTCAAGAACTATAAAGCGGGGTTCGTTTCTAGTGATTCAAACGTACATCCAGATAATACGCTGGCGGATGTCCTCGCTCTAAAAGAAAAAACAGGTCATTCAACGGTCGCCGTCACAGATGATGGCACACCAACGGGTAAATTTGTCGGTATTATCACCAGCCGCGATTATCGCGTCAGCCGCATGGATACCGAGACGAAAGTCTCTGAGTTTATGACGCCCCTGAGCAAGATTATCTACGCTGAAGATGGCATTACCCTGAGTGAAGCCAACGACATCATCTGGGACCATAAAATCAATGTGCTCCCCATCATAGACGGCAACCAACAATTTGTCTCTTTCGTCTTCAGAAAAGACTATGACGCCCACAAAGTCAACGTCAATGAACTCCTGGATTCCTCCAAACGGTACATCGTGGGTGCAGGCGTCAACACGCGGGACTATGAAGAGCGAATCCCTGCCTTGGTAGAAGCCGGTGTCGATATTTTATGCATCGACTCATCCGAAGGCTTCACGGAGTGGCAAAAACGGACGCTTAGTTATGTCCGGGAGACATACGGCGATAAGGTCAAAATTGGCGCGGGCAATGTCGTGGACCGAGATGGTTTCCGCTTCTTAGCAGATGCAGGGGCTGATTTTGTCAAAGTTGGCATCGGCGGCGGTGCGATCTGCATTACGCGTGAGGCCAAAGGCATCGGCAGAGGACAAGCCACGGCAGTGATTGAAGTCGCCAGAGCACGTGACGAATATTTTGAAGAAACAGGCGTGTACGTCCCAATCTGCTCAGACGGGGGCATTGTTCAGGACTATCATCTCACGCTTGCGCTCGCCATGGGTGCTGATTTCTGTATGCTTGGGCGCTATTTTGCTCGCTTTGACGAAAGCCCATCGAATAAGGTCATCGTCAATGGCAACTACATGAAAGAATATTGGGGCGAAGGCAGCGCACGTGCGCGCAATTGGCAGCGCTATGATAGCGGTGGTGCTGCGAAATTATCCTTCGAAGAAGGCGTCGATTCCTATGTGCCGTATGCAGGCCGCCTCCACGATAACCTGAAAATCTCTCTGAGTAAGATGAAATCCGCAATGTGCAACTGCGGCGCATTGACGATCCCAGAGTTCCAACAAAAAGCCCGCATAACGCTCGTGTCATCGGTCAGCATTGTTGAAGGCGGCGCACACGATGTCGTCCTCAAAGACCAGCAGACGCGCGCAGTCGAATAG
- a CDS encoding tetratricopeptide repeat protein: protein MNRTTNATLTWNPRGALCQFRLQVFTARARQLATEFDYQGGIDLVDEALTWAPDSPELYTLHGELTLLLYEWNAALEDFNKALALDEDYAPAYFHRGILNYTMTDREQALADFQQYMTLAPDGEFYELAKQYSDQIQGELDTLDG from the coding sequence ATGAACCGTACTACAAACGCCACACTAACCTGGAACCCAAGGGGTGCCCTCTGCCAGTTTCGCCTTCAAGTGTTCACTGCACGTGCCCGCCAACTGGCTACAGAATTCGACTACCAAGGGGGGATTGACCTTGTAGACGAGGCGCTCACATGGGCACCGGATAGCCCGGAACTCTATACGCTACATGGGGAACTCACGCTGCTGCTCTACGAATGGAACGCCGCCCTGGAAGACTTCAACAAGGCCTTAGCACTCGATGAAGACTATGCTCCGGCTTATTTTCATCGCGGTATTTTGAACTACACCATGACGGATCGTGAGCAGGCACTAGCAGATTTCCAACAATATATGACACTGGCACCAGATGGCGAATTTTACGAACTCGCCAAACAATACAGCGATCAGATACAGGGTGAATTGGACACACTTGACGGATAG
- the gyrA gene encoding DNA gyrase subunit A, with product MDNENFSDNVGTIRPININEEMRGSYLDYAMSVIVSRALPDARDGLKPVHRRILFAMYDMGVRAGSAHKKSARIVGEVLGKYHPHGDSAVYDAMARMAQDFSLRYPLVDGQGNFGSQDGDSPAAMRYTEARMARIAEEMLADINMDTVDFTDNYDGSQQEPIVLPSRLPNMLLNGASGIAVGMATNIPPHNMRELAAAINYLIDNYENMEEIAVDDLMTFVKGPDFPTGAQIIVGDDLKEAYATGKGRVAIRSTAEIEETKSGSMRIIFTSIPYQVSKTSIVERIVSLVREGRLEAVRDLRDESDRNGLRLVVELKKYAQPLTVLNQLYKYTQLQTFYSIQMLALVNNEPRNLSLKRSLQIYIEHRYDVIVRRSEYELERLQARAHILLGLLKAVTNIDDVIRTIRQSQDVDDARTQLMERFELTEVQATAILDMQLRRLAALERQKLQDEYDEVMARIDYLEDLLRSPYKILALIRDDVNEIAEKYGDERNTEVVYGNADFDESDLVREEQVIISLTSQGYIKRVPSRLYRAQRRGGKGVRGMTTKEEDLLIDIFASSSLDTLLFFSDAGKVYSEKAYRIPETGRANRGTLIHAVLPLAPTEHITAVLPVSTFDMEEAYFVMATRMGRIKRVHLHEFEAVRPSGLIAMSLNEDDTLSWVKYTTGDQDIIMVTEQGQSILFHESDVRVMGRPAGGVNGIKLLDDDRVAGMDVINPDLHTHIMVVTQNGFGKRTPIEDYSRQSRYGLGARTLSRNNRTGPIVAMRAINEDDGIMLISRSGIVLRTSLAQVRETGRSTQGVTVMNLGEGDEVVAMAIMAEEDDDLPESGDGVESNGASPDGAMPDGASLDGASEDSGSEDDVE from the coding sequence ATGGATAACGAAAATTTTAGCGACAACGTGGGCACGATTCGCCCAATCAATATTAACGAAGAAATGCGTGGCAGTTATCTCGATTACGCCATGAGCGTCATCGTCAGTCGTGCACTGCCAGACGCGAGAGATGGCCTTAAGCCTGTACATCGGCGCATCCTCTTTGCAATGTACGATATGGGTGTACGAGCAGGTTCCGCACATAAGAAGAGCGCCCGTATTGTCGGTGAAGTGCTGGGTAAATATCATCCCCATGGTGATAGTGCCGTTTATGATGCGATGGCCCGTATGGCGCAGGATTTTAGCCTGCGTTATCCGCTTGTCGATGGACAGGGTAACTTCGGCAGCCAGGATGGGGATAGCCCGGCGGCAATGCGTTATACAGAAGCCCGTATGGCGCGTATTGCTGAAGAAATGCTGGCCGATATCAATATGGATACGGTCGATTTCACGGATAACTACGATGGTAGCCAGCAGGAGCCTATCGTCCTGCCATCTCGCTTACCAAACATGCTGCTCAACGGCGCGAGCGGTATCGCGGTGGGTATGGCGACCAATATCCCGCCGCATAACATGCGCGAACTGGCCGCTGCGATCAATTATCTGATCGATAACTATGAAAATATGGAAGAAATCGCGGTCGATGACTTGATGACATTCGTCAAAGGGCCGGATTTCCCAACGGGCGCGCAGATCATCGTGGGGGATGACCTCAAAGAGGCCTACGCGACGGGTAAGGGCCGCGTTGCGATTCGCTCAACGGCGGAAATCGAGGAAACGAAGAGCGGTTCGATGCGCATCATCTTTACATCGATCCCGTATCAGGTCAGCAAGACCAGCATTGTCGAGCGAATTGTTTCGCTCGTGCGGGAAGGCCGCCTGGAAGCTGTCCGCGACCTGCGTGATGAGAGTGATCGCAACGGTTTACGCCTGGTGGTGGAGCTTAAGAAATATGCTCAGCCGCTGACGGTGCTCAATCAACTCTATAAATATACGCAGCTCCAGACTTTCTACAGCATCCAGATGCTGGCACTTGTCAATAATGAGCCGCGCAACCTTAGCCTTAAGCGCTCACTACAAATCTATATCGAACATCGCTACGACGTGATTGTGCGCCGCAGTGAGTACGAGTTGGAACGCTTGCAGGCCCGCGCCCACATTCTATTGGGTTTGCTTAAGGCTGTGACCAATATTGATGATGTCATCCGCACAATCCGGCAGTCACAGGATGTGGATGATGCCCGTACGCAGTTGATGGAACGTTTTGAACTGACAGAAGTTCAGGCTACGGCGATCCTGGATATGCAACTGCGCCGTCTGGCTGCTCTGGAACGTCAGAAGCTGCAAGATGAATACGATGAAGTCATGGCGCGCATTGACTACCTTGAAGATTTGTTGCGCAGTCCCTACAAAATCCTTGCGCTTATCCGCGATGACGTCAATGAAATTGCGGAGAAATATGGTGATGAGCGTAATACGGAAGTTGTCTATGGCAATGCGGACTTCGATGAATCCGACCTGGTGCGCGAAGAACAGGTTATCATCTCGCTGACGAGCCAGGGTTACATCAAGCGCGTACCGTCTCGCTTATATCGTGCCCAGCGACGCGGCGGCAAGGGCGTCCGGGGTATGACGACCAAAGAAGAAGATCTGCTGATCGATATTTTTGCGTCGAGCAGCTTGGATACGCTGCTTTTCTTCAGCGATGCAGGCAAAGTCTATTCAGAAAAAGCCTATCGCATCCCGGAGACGGGGCGTGCCAACCGAGGCACCCTCATCCATGCGGTTTTGCCGCTCGCACCAACGGAGCATATTACAGCGGTGCTGCCTGTCAGCACGTTCGATATGGAAGAAGCGTACTTCGTCATGGCAACGCGGATGGGACGTATCAAGCGTGTGCATTTGCACGAATTTGAAGCGGTGCGTCCAAGTGGCTTAATCGCTATGAGCCTCAACGAAGATGATACGCTGAGTTGGGTGAAGTACACCACCGGCGACCAGGATATTATTATGGTCACGGAGCAGGGACAGAGCATTCTGTTCCATGAGAGCGATGTTCGTGTGATGGGACGTCCAGCAGGTGGTGTTAATGGCATCAAGCTGCTGGATGACGACCGCGTGGCGGGTATGGATGTCATCAATCCAGACCTACATACGCATATTATGGTCGTAACGCAGAACGGCTTCGGCAAGCGGACGCCAATTGAGGATTATTCCCGCCAATCGCGTTATGGTTTGGGTGCGCGGACGCTATCCCGCAATAATCGTACAGGCCCGATTGTTGCCATGCGTGCTATCAATGAAGATGATGGTATTATGCTCATCTCACGGTCTGGCATCGTCTTGCGTACCAGCCTGGCACAGGTTCGTGAAACAGGCCGCAGCACGCAGGGCGTCACGGTGATGAACCTGGGTGAGGGCGATGAAGTTGTGGCGATGGCGATTATGGCTGAAGAAGATGACGACCTGCCGGAATCAGGGGATGGCGTAGAATCAAATGGCGCTTCGCCTGATGGGGCCATGCCTGACGGTGCCTCACTTGATGGCGCTTCCGAGGACAGCGGTTCTGAGGACGACGTCGAATAG
- a CDS encoding penicillin acylase family protein, translating to MKFVRNVFIALVIVLIVIIGAIGVLLNRWMYGPLPQHDGEITVSGLMDTVSIQRDEWGVPHIYASNTHDLLFAQGYTQAQDRWWQMEFSRAIGRGEIQQLTGRQSSVMGQDVFIRTVGWRRSAEADLQQMDTETVTKLQAFADGVNAYISGKEAGELAFEYNALGITGVNIPIRPWEPVDTVVWTKVMAWDLSSNWSAELALSDMLAVLGDDIVSDYVPEWPYGDKPTIIQPEDLPEEGESFAEHVARFEGIRGLGLDSVANANGLQTIGFGTGEGIGSNNWVVSGDITASGMPLLANDPHLGIQMPSIWYEIGLHCQPVGEDCPYNVVGFAFPAAPSVVVGHNDHIGWGVTNTSWDTQDLYTIEVNPDNPLQYRYNGEWRDMTVYEETINFGDSDEPVTIQVRETHFGPIINDNDLDEDGNPMGFNNEDPVAMRWAAYEPTTLIDALFALDAASNWEEFRAALAYWDMPSQNFVYADTEGNIGYQTPGHIPVRAPGHTGLLPVDGSTDEYEWLGYIPYDNLPTVFNPERHYIASANQAQVPLEYYEQLATTLADTFGEDANYAFSYQWAQGYRAERIVELLEATDSHTIETFQAIHGDNKLIFAEEIAPYLAELTFEDDTLTEARDWLLTWDYQLHMDSPQAPLFVAFYVALLDDLYQDQLGDLNEAGNSEMWATSLLMAEPDNIWWDDSTTDATETRDDILVKAFTEGYNATVEQLGNDRDTWRWGTLHMTTMVSNPLGASGIDPLEDMVNAGPVETSGGSDVVNATKWSAEDGDYTVSAGPSMRMILDMDDLSNSRVMHTTGQSGHPFSGQYADMVDPWRNIEYHTMLWTPEQVAEAAVSTLTLNPE from the coding sequence ATGAAGTTCGTACGGAATGTGTTTATTGCACTGGTCATTGTCCTCATTGTCATAATCGGTGCAATTGGTGTGTTACTCAATCGTTGGATGTATGGTCCCCTCCCCCAACATGATGGTGAAATCACAGTCTCAGGCCTGATGGATACCGTCAGTATCCAACGCGATGAATGGGGCGTCCCCCATATTTATGCCAGCAATACACATGACCTCCTCTTTGCCCAGGGGTATACACAGGCCCAGGATCGCTGGTGGCAAATGGAATTTTCTCGCGCTATCGGGCGTGGCGAAATCCAGCAACTGACAGGCCGACAAAGCAGCGTTATGGGGCAAGATGTCTTTATACGCACAGTAGGCTGGCGGCGCTCTGCTGAAGCAGATCTCCAGCAAATGGACACAGAGACTGTAACGAAACTGCAAGCCTTTGCCGATGGTGTGAATGCTTATATCAGCGGTAAAGAAGCGGGCGAACTGGCATTCGAATATAATGCCCTGGGTATCACCGGCGTGAATATCCCTATCCGGCCATGGGAGCCTGTCGATACGGTTGTATGGACCAAGGTCATGGCGTGGGACCTGAGCAGCAATTGGAGTGCTGAATTGGCGCTCTCAGATATGCTGGCTGTATTAGGCGATGATATAGTCTCGGATTATGTGCCGGAATGGCCCTATGGCGATAAGCCAACAATCATCCAACCAGAGGACCTCCCTGAAGAAGGCGAGAGCTTTGCGGAGCACGTCGCTCGCTTTGAAGGCATCCGCGGCCTGGGGCTAGATAGCGTTGCAAATGCCAATGGCTTACAGACAATCGGTTTCGGCACTGGTGAAGGCATCGGCAGCAATAACTGGGTTGTCAGCGGCGACATTACGGCATCTGGCATGCCATTACTCGCCAACGACCCCCATCTAGGCATTCAGATGCCATCCATCTGGTACGAAATTGGCCTGCACTGCCAGCCCGTTGGCGAAGACTGCCCGTATAATGTGGTCGGTTTCGCCTTCCCTGCTGCGCCGAGCGTCGTCGTGGGGCACAACGATCATATTGGCTGGGGCGTCACCAATACAAGCTGGGATACCCAAGACCTCTATACCATCGAAGTGAATCCCGACAATCCGCTGCAATATCGCTATAACGGCGAATGGCGCGATATGACCGTCTACGAAGAAACGATCAACTTTGGTGATAGCGACGAACCGGTGACAATCCAGGTGCGAGAGACGCACTTCGGCCCTATCATCAATGACAATGATCTGGACGAAGATGGCAACCCGATGGGCTTCAACAATGAAGACCCGGTCGCAATGCGCTGGGCAGCCTATGAACCCACCACCCTCATCGACGCCCTCTTTGCGCTGGATGCAGCCTCCAACTGGGAAGAATTCCGCGCTGCGCTAGCCTACTGGGATATGCCTTCCCAGAACTTCGTCTATGCGGATACAGAAGGCAATATTGGCTATCAAACGCCAGGGCACATCCCTGTGCGTGCCCCAGGCCATACGGGTTTACTGCCAGTCGATGGTAGCACCGATGAATATGAGTGGCTCGGCTATATCCCCTATGACAACCTACCCACCGTATTCAACCCGGAACGACACTATATCGCATCTGCTAACCAGGCCCAGGTGCCGCTTGAATATTATGAACAACTAGCGACAACGCTCGCGGATACCTTTGGCGAGGACGCGAACTATGCCTTTAGCTATCAATGGGCACAGGGTTATCGAGCTGAGCGTATCGTTGAACTGCTGGAAGCCACCGACAGCCACACAATCGAAACATTCCAGGCGATTCATGGTGATAACAAGCTTATCTTTGCGGAAGAAATCGCCCCTTATCTGGCAGAGCTCACATTCGAGGATGACACCCTAACAGAAGCGCGCGATTGGCTGCTGACATGGGATTATCAACTGCACATGGATAGTCCCCAGGCCCCCCTGTTTGTGGCTTTCTACGTCGCCCTGCTGGATGATCTCTATCAAGACCAACTCGGAGACCTGAACGAAGCCGGTAACAGTGAAATGTGGGCGACATCCCTGTTGATGGCTGAACCTGATAACATCTGGTGGGATGACAGCACAACCGATGCCACAGAAACACGCGACGACATCCTCGTCAAAGCCTTTACAGAGGGCTATAACGCCACAGTCGAGCAACTGGGTAATGACCGTGATACCTGGCGATGGGGCACATTACACATGACCACCATGGTGAGTAACCCGCTTGGAGCCAGCGGCATCGACCCCTTAGAAGATATGGTCAACGCAGGCCCGGTAGAGACAAGCGGCGGTAGCGATGTGGTCAACGCAACGAAATGGTCTGCAGAAGATGGCGACTACACCGTTAGCGCAGGGCCTTCGATGCGGATGATCCTGGATATGGACGACCTGAGCAATAGTCGTGTGATGCATACGACCGGGCAATCCGGGCATCCCTTCAGCGGACAATATGCCGATATGGTCGACCCATGGCGCAATATCGAATATCACACCATGTTGTGGACGCCGGAACAAGTCGCTGAAGCGGCTGTCTCGACGTTGACGCTCAACCCGGAATAA